TCGTCAGGCCCATATTTAAACTTAAACCCACAATCCAAGAGCTTTTTTGATGAAATTCCAAGTCTTTTATACGCTTTAATCTTCTGCAAACGTctgcaataaataaaaaaaaggttcaaGTTTTAACCCTTTAACACCATACATGCAtacttaaaaatgaatttacagAAACTCACTCTGCTGATGGTAGTTCAAATTCTGGGTATTTGGTTGAGAAGTACTCGAACATTTCATCAATGGTCAGTTTGACTGATGAACAAATGTACCTTCCCTTCGAATCAGGATATTCAAGAAGAAAGATTTGTGCAGAAGCCACATCATCGATGTGCAccatattatatgtataaaaaagatatttatatttatcttgttTCCCTGCAATACATAGAACTATGATCAGATTGTTGCTTGAAACTTGgaaagtttaaaaagaaaaatgaacgTACCCAATATCATAGTGAGAAAAATGTAAACGGATGAAGGCATATTAGGGCAAATGAAAGGTCCAACAACCAAGGGAAGAACCAGAGATACAAGATTTAAGCCATGTTTTTCTGCATATTCCAAGGCCGTCTTTTCTGTTGTAATCTTGGAAACCAAATATGCCATGCTTAAATTATCGAAGTTTCTACACATTTCAACGTCGCTCCACGTACTTTCATCCAATATATCGCCACTTTTGTCATTATAAGCTATGGTGGCGACACTAGAAGTGTAAACAACTCGTTTCACTGTCTTTGAATTCAAGCATGCCTTTAAAATGCCTAACAATCCTTCGACGGCACGTTTTGTCACTGTTTCTTCTCCCTCTTTGTCATTATCCATAGGGTGAGCTATGTGAAACACTCCCACGCAACCTTCAATGGCTGCGTTGAAGCTTTCTGGATCACTGAGATCtgcattgaaaatttttagCTTCTCTGATGATGCTCCTGCTAACTTTGTGATATAGCTGATGTCTTTTCTGCCGTCTGGAGATTataacaaatatcatatattatattacattatttaCCGACAATTATGGCAGAAATCaagattaataaatttaaaattaatagtatt
This sequence is a window from Mangifera indica cultivar Alphonso chromosome 5, CATAS_Mindica_2.1, whole genome shotgun sequence. Protein-coding genes within it:
- the LOC123217726 gene encoding protein BRI1-5 ENHANCED 1-like; the encoded protein is MEEEEDRGRVCVTGGTGYVASWLVMRLLQHGYTVHATTRSDPDGRKDISYITKLAGASSEKLKIFNADLSDPESFNAAIEGCVGVFHIAHPMDNDKEGEETVTKRAVEGLLGILKACLNSKTVKRVVYTSSVATIAYNDKSGDILDESTWSDVEMCRNFDNLSMAYLVSKITTEKTALEYAEKHGLNLVSLVLPLVVGPFICPNMPSSVYIFLTMILGKQDKYKYLFYTYNMVHIDDVASAQIFLLEYPDSKGRYICSSVKLTIDEMFEYFSTKYPEFELPSAERLQKIKAYKRLGISSKKLLDCGFKFKYGPDDMFDGAVQCCREKGFL